The following nucleotide sequence is from Mangifera indica cultivar Alphonso chromosome 17, CATAS_Mindica_2.1, whole genome shotgun sequence.
TTATTGTACATGGACTCTGTGAAACTCCAAGTGAAATCCCAATAATGATCGAATGTGATACGATTCCAAGCTCCAAAATCTGCGAATCATGAAACGAAATGTTATTCTATTAgcaaattgattataaagtatGCTAAATTTATTCCTTTATAAAACTGTATACATTAGATCCCAATTAAAGATTGACAAAGCTACCAGCTTCAATTATTGATGCCCACACCACACTATCAAATTAAGGCCATTGACCTACCCAACCCAACCCCATTAGGATTGGATTCGAATTAACCTTGTTTGAACTCGACTCAATTAAATTCGAGTTCAACCCTAAGAGTTTAATATTGTCAAGCACGAATTCAAAGGGTGTTTGGCTCGTTAACCACATAAgtctttaaaaaattgattcgaatagattaaaacaacattattttaaaatatcaatatcaaaacaatattattttattcatttttggcTCAGTTACAATATCAAACTAAGATCAAAACTCAACTTAAGATGACACTATTTGagttcaagtcaaactcaaatttgattcccTTCGAAcgagttaaatttaaatattttagagagCTTGGCAAACTTAAGTTGACTTAAGTTTGAGATTAGTTCGGTTCAAATTCAGTCTTAACCCCATCCATCCATACCAatcctttataatttttttttatattaacaagtaactcttatttaagttaaattgttgttttatagCTAAACCGACAATAACTTAGGTTTCAAACTTGTATTCTCTTTTTTGGAATATTTTTTACcactcaaattaatttttggttgatatagatttatttattttctttttcaaagataaataaGATGTttgttatataatgatatattatttgtatataaaattaattattattatataattaaataattttaaattaaaaataaaataatttatataaattatatatatgaaacaatgtGCTCATTTGCGTGTTCACATGGCACTATAAAACAAAACCGCCACGCGTTTAAGAAAACTAACTACTATCTAGTCAAAGAAGAAACAACACACGCAACTCACAAAGacactaaaaacaaaagaaaaaatacctGCGAAACGACGACGTGCCGAACACCATTCTCCTCGTCCCCATTACCGAATCCGTGCGAGTGGCTATGTCCATGGCCGTGATCGTGACCGTGCCCGTTTATGGGCACATGGGCCGATTGATCCTTGACTTTGACGAGTCCCTCACAAGCGTCCTGCCCATGAGGGTGGTTATGTCTATGGTGCGCCGCGTGCGCATGCATCCCCACAATGTGCATGCCACCGCCTTCCTCCTCTCCAAACACCTTCGCATTCCTCTCCTTGTTGTCCACCACCGGAACAATACACGACTCCGACAATGCATCAACCGACCCGATCCGATCCTGCTCATCAGTCGCCCCGGTCGGCCCCTGTTTCCTCTCGTAATACTGAGTTCCCACAAAATCAACAAGCAGCGTCAGCAAAGCAGCCACCATCGCGAAAAATCCGGAAAACGGGAACTTGGACCATGGGTATTCGGGCAAACACGGGTCATTCAAAGCATTGGAACCTCCGGATAACATGTGCACGAAACCGGTGGCTAAAATTACACCAGCGGCAAAAGCTTTAGCGGCGGCGAAGAGACTTCCGTCGGTGCGTAAAAAACGACGGTGCTTGCCCACAAGAGGAATGGCGACTCCGACAATTCCAGCGAGCAAAATAGAAGCTATAGCAACGAATTTCAGCGTAAACGCCCCCTCCTCGTCACGGCAGGTTTCAAGGTCAGCGGATTTGCAGTTGGCTGTCACCATTGAATCCGAGATTTTCTGCAAAAATGAGCCTGTTGTCGGATAAAACagaaaagtataaaaaattgttatgatcatgaaattaaaataaaaaccctaattaagattaaaaggaAAGGATCAATGAATGGATTTACCAGGAAAAACCTGAGTTTTTGATCGAAAGTAATCGAAAAACTGCAACTCCCAGAGTTCCTATAAAAACCAAAACGAcatcaatttaacaaaaacagaGGTTTAAAAGAAACAGAGGAGATGGTGAAGATCCCAAAGAATGACCCTCACCTCGATGGATATCATGGGAAGTGAATGGAGTTGGTATAAATAATGGTTATAAGAATGAAAGGGGTTGTCGATGGGATTTCTCAGCGAATAGGAATCTGCATTTATGCACATAAAAACAGAAACAGATAGTTGAAGACGTAATAGAACAGTCTGAAAGCGTAGACGGATGTTGGTAATGGTGTCTTAAATAATCAAAGCTGGATgcataaagagaaagagaatagGCAGAGAGTGTCGACATATTTTCGGGAAAGAAGAGCAAGAGAAGAAGGTTGAGTTTGCAGCTGGGACTTTTTGCAAGAGAACAAGGGGAGATAGTGTCGACATATTTGGGTAAGCCCTTTGTcaaaattttgacatattttgGTAAGccctttattaaattttttatctgcGTGTCGTTTCATTGCTTCTAATTGAGGCTTGCACGTGCTTTGTGATAAGCAGTTGGGCACATTATGAGCACATTGCGCCCACAGGGCTAGACCTGCTCTTTAAAGATGAATTGAGTTGTTGAATAGTGGACGCTTTCTTCAAAAGTAGCAGAATGGATACgaatttgtgtaaaaatggtAATATGTCcaaatatacttttaatttaaaataatttaattatatgatgatgatatattattatttatatataaatttaaatctataCAGTTTTATAGTAgtgtttgatataatataattaaatacatttaTCTTGAGACTAACTTGGATAATTACGATTACTTCTTGTTTTGTctcaattcaattataaatgaGAATGTTACGTTCTATTTTTCACATCCTAAAAGTCTTTGAGTTTTCAAAGCTTTTGAAACTCTAAATTCCTCTTTTGATAGTCGATTAAGACACACGGTATAAAGACAATATATTGTATAGTACTAGTATATCCATATAGTTTGGTTTTCCATTTAGAAAATGTTTGTTGATCTATGTTTTCTTTTCCCTTGTATAGATACAACAAGATTGATA
It contains:
- the LOC123200669 gene encoding zinc transporter 4, chloroplastic-like isoform X1; the protein is MCINADSYSLRNPIDNPFHSYNHYLYQLHSLPMISIEELWELQFFDYFRSKTQVFPGSFLQKISDSMVTANCKSADLETCRDEEGAFTLKFVAIASILLAGIVGVAIPLVGKHRRFLRTDGSLFAAAKAFAAGVILATGFVHMLSGGSNALNDPCLPEYPWSKFPFSGFFAMVAALLTLLVDFVGTQYYERKQGPTGATDEQDRIGSVDALSESCIVPVVDNKERNAKVFGEEEGGGMHIVGMHAHAAHHRHNHPHGQDACEGLVKVKDQSAHVPINGHGHDHGHGHSHSHGFGNGDEENGVRHVVVSQILELGIVSHSIIIGISLGVSQSPCTIRPLIAALSFHQFFEGFALGGCISQAQFKASSATLMACFFAITTPLGIGIGTGISSVYNPYSSGALIVEGILDSMSAGILVYMALVDLIAADFLSKRMSCNFRLQVVSYFTLFVGAGSMSLLAIWA
- the LOC123200669 gene encoding zinc transporter 4, chloroplastic-like isoform X2 → MVTANCKSADLETCRDEEGAFTLKFVAIASILLAGIVGVAIPLVGKHRRFLRTDGSLFAAAKAFAAGVILATGFVHMLSGGSNALNDPCLPEYPWSKFPFSGFFAMVAALLTLLVDFVGTQYYERKQGPTGATDEQDRIGSVDALSESCIVPVVDNKERNAKVFGEEEGGGMHIVGMHAHAAHHRHNHPHGQDACEGLVKVKDQSAHVPINGHGHDHGHGHSHSHGFGNGDEENGVRHVVVSQILELGIVSHSIIIGISLGVSQSPCTIRPLIAALSFHQFFEGFALGGCISQAQFKASSATLMACFFAITTPLGIGIGTGISSVYNPYSSGALIVEGILDSMSAGILVYMALVDLIAADFLSKRMSCNFRLQVVSYFTLFVGAGSMSLLAIWA